A stretch of DNA from bacterium:
CCGATTCACTATCCGTCCCGATGTCCTGGACTGCAAAAATAGGCAAACCTTTCCCAAACCCATGCCGGGGCGACAATATTACTTTCCGCGTTGAACTCACAAGACCTACAAAAGTATCCCTAAAAATCTTCGATTCGTCAGGCGAATTTGTTTGGGAACACAACGAGCACATAACCATTCCCGGGAAAATCAAAATTTTCTGGAGATGCGAAAACCATTTAGGACAAAAAGTAGCGCCCGGCGTCTATATTTACACAATAAGTGCTGGAGAACAAAAAGGCAGCGGCAAAATACTTATAATAAAATAACACAAAAATTATGTTGAAGTTGACATCCTGCCTTCTTTCACAAAAGCTATTGACATAGATTTTCAAAAATTTAATTATTAGAGTAAGATGCGGGCGTAGCTCAGGTGGTAGAGCATCAGCTTCCCAAGCTGGTGGCCGCGGGTTCGAGTCCCGTCGCCCGCTTTTAAAAAGCTCTAATTCCAAATAGCGTGAAAGGGGGCATGTATGAAGTTATTTGACTTCGCTTCTTCCGAAACCACACTTGCCCGCGAAATAAGGGGTGGGGTGATAACATTCATGACGATGGCGTACATAATCTTCGTTCAGCCAGCAATGCTTTCACATGCAGGGATGGATTTTGGCGCTATAACATTTGCTACCTGTATTTCTGCGGCTTTCGCAACGATAATGATGGGGCTCTACGCAAACCTTCCTATAGCACTTGCACCAGGGATGGGCGAGAATGCCTTTTTCACATTCACCGTGGTTCTTGGGATGGGCATGGTCTGGCAATCAGCTCTGGGCGCAGTTTTCATAGCGGGTATAATATTCTTGCTTCTTTCCATATTCAAAGTAAGAAGAGCTATTCTAAACGCTATCCCTGACACAATGCGTTATGCTACTGCAGGGGGCATAGGACTCTTCATAGCATTTCTGGGACTCATCCAGGGTGGACTTGTTACTAAAAGTGAGGGCGGAGTTCTTCAAATAGGAAACTTACACTCACCAGTAGCACTTATTGCAATACTCGGCTTAATCGTAATGATGATACTCTACATCAAGAAAGTTCCAGGAGCTATATTTTTCGGTATCGTTATATCGGCTCTTGTGGCGCTCGCGGTAGGTCTCATCAAATATGAAGGGATTCTTTCGCTTCCTCCTGATTATAAGCCAACATTCCTTAAATTTGCATTTCACGACATCGGTCGTCCATCTTTTTGGCTCGCGGTATTCATATTCCTTTACATGGACTTGTTCGATACCATTGGAACACTTTTAGCTGTTGCGTATGCTGGAAATCTCGTTACACCGGATGGAGAGGTAAAAAATGTCAAGCGTGCTATGGTCACGGACGCGACCGGGACGGTTGTCGGCGCTATGTTCGGCACATCGACGGTAACGAGCTATATAGAGTCCACCACTGGGATAGCAGCCGGCGCCCGAACTGGTTTCGCAGCGGTTATAGTAGCACTTTTATTCATAATATCCATG
This window harbors:
- a CDS encoding NCS2 family permease — its product is MKLFDFASSETTLAREIRGGVITFMTMAYIIFVQPAMLSHAGMDFGAITFATCISAAFATIMMGLYANLPIALAPGMGENAFFTFTVVLGMGMVWQSALGAVFIAGIIFLLLSIFKVRRAILNAIPDTMRYATAGGIGLFIAFLGLIQGGLVTKSEGGVLQIGNLHSPVALIAILGLIVMMILYIKKVPGAIFFGIVISALVALAVGLIKYEGILSLPPDYKPTFLKFAFHDIGRPSFWLAVFIFLYMDLFDTIGTLLAVAYAGNLVTPDGEVKNVKRAMVTDATGTVVGAMFGTSTVTSYIESTTGIAAGARTGFAAVIVALLFIISMFFYPIIKAIGGGITVGGTKFYPITAPALIMVGILMAKTIKEIEWEKFWLAIPSFLTLIGIPLTFSIADGMALGFIAYPICAVAAGKGEKVSTTMWIIAGAFVLRYVLFKG